The following coding sequences lie in one Lacerta agilis isolate rLacAgi1 chromosome 4, rLacAgi1.pri, whole genome shotgun sequence genomic window:
- the CHRNA10 gene encoding neuronal acetylcholine receptor subunit alpha-10 — protein sequence MSPSPWMGTFLLSASLLGLLLAPGCSGAQGRFAYKLLNDLFANYSNALRPAEDTDRALNVTLQVTLSQIIDMDERNQILTAYLWIRQVWVDAYLSWEKEAYDGIDTIRIPSSYVWRPDIVLYNNADDQFTGSMETNVVIHSDGQIMWDSPAITKSSCKVDVSYFPFDGQQCRLTFGSWTYNGNQIDILNKQETGDLTDFVENVEWEVLGMPAKRSVVTYGCCSEPYPDVTYTLLLKRRASFYIFNLLLPCIMISFLAPLGFYLPADSGEKVSLGVTVLLALTVFQLLVAESMPPSENVPLIGKYYIATMTMITASTALTIFIMNIHHCGPGAKPVPRWAKKLILQYMARIFFVYEVGESCRSPRPEPEPNPKARVANGGGPARGVGRGRSPGEEAPPLRSPSQGPSSPSEQPGWGEGGQYVAPEGGEGGSADQDPCAKSRCFCHHHSILRNVEYIANCFRDQKAASRRTGEWKKIAKVMDRFFMWVFFAMVFIMSVLIMGKAI from the exons ATGTCTCCGAGTCCTTGGATGGGCACCTTCCTCCTGTCTGCCTCTTTGCTGGGTCTGCTCTTGGCGCCAG gctgctcAGGGGCTCAGGGCAGGTTTGCCTACAAGCTGCTCAATGACCTGTTTGCCAACTACTCCAATGCGCTGCGGCCGGCGGAAGACACCGACCGAGCTCTCAACGTCACGCTGCAGGTCACCCTGTCCCAGATCATCGACATG GATGAGAGGAATCAAATCTTGACGGCTTACCTGTGGATCCGGCAGGTGTGGGTGGACGCCTACCTGAGCTGGGAGAAGGAGGCTTACGATGGCATTGACACCATACGGATCCCAAGCAGCTACGTCTGGAGGCCGGACATCGTTCTGTATAACAA cGCCGACGACCAGTTCACGGGCTCGATGGAGACCAACGTGGTGATCCACTCGGACGGCCAGATCATGTGGGACTCTCCGGCCATCACCAAGAGCTCCTGCAAGGTGGACGTCTCCTACTTCCCCTTTGACGGCCAGCAGTGCCGGCTGACCTTTGGTTCCTGGACATACAACGGGAACCAGATTGACATCCTGAACAAGCAGGAGACCGGGGACCTGACGGACTTTGTGGAGAACGTGGAGTGGGAGGTGCTGGGGATGCCGGCCAAGCGCAGCGTGGTCACCTACGGGTGCTGCTCGGAACCCTACCCAGACGTCACCTACACGCTGCTGCTCAAGAGGAGGGCTTCCTTCTACATCTTCAACCTGCTTCTCCCCTGCATCATGATCTCCTTCCTCGCCCCGCTGGGCTTCTACCTCCCGGCCGACTCCGGGGAGAAGGTGTCCCTGGGGGTGACCGTGCTCCTGGCACTGACCGTCTTCCAGCTGCTGGTGGCCGAGAGCATGCCCCCCTCGGAGAACGTGCCCCTCATCG GCAAATACTACATCGCCACCATGACCATGATCACGGCCTCCACCGCCTTGACCATCTTCATCATGAACATCCACCACTGCGGCCCTGGCGCCAAACCCGTCCCCAGGTGGGCCAAGAAGCTCATCCTGCAATACATGGCCCGCATCTTCTTCGTCTACGAAGTGGGGGAGAGCTGCAGGAGCCCCCGGCCGGAGCCGGAGCCCAACCCCAAGGCCCGCGTGGCCAACGGCGGAGGCCCCGCacggggggtgggcagggggagatCCCCCGGCGAGGAAGCGCCACCCCTCCGGTCTCCTTCGCAGGGGCCCAGCAGCCCCTCGGAGCAGCCCGGGTGGGGCGAGGGCGGCCAGTACGTGGCCCcggagggtggggagggtgggtctGCGGACCAGGACCCCTGCGCCAAGAGCCgctgcttctgccaccaccaCAGCATCCTCAGGAACGTGGAGTACATTGCTAACTGCTTCCGGGACCAGAAGGCGGCTTCCAGGCGGACCGGGGAGTGGAAGAAGATCGCCAAGGTGATGGACCGCTTCTTCATGTGGGTCTTCTTCGCGATGGTCTTCATCATGAGCGTCCTCATCATGGGCAAAGCCATCTGA